Genomic window (Verrucomicrobiia bacterium):
AGGTCCGGGCGCGCCGCCTTCGCCGCGAGCTGGTACTCGACAAACAATTCCCCGGGCAGATGGAGAATGCGGGCCGGGCCAAGGGCCAGGCAGCTCACGTCAACCCGGTGGCCGGACTCGACACGCCGCAGCCAGGCGAGCTTGGAAGCCCCGCCGGTCAGGAAGAAAGTACCATCGCGGCCAGCCATCCGGGCTTCGAGATCGGCGATGGCAAGGTGCCGGGCCGGGGGCAGCGCCGTGGGGATCGAGGTCCATCCCACCCGACTGGCGTCGATCGGGGAGCGATCCGTGGCTTCCCAGGCGCGGCGCAGTCCGTCCGCCAGCCGTTCGGCGAGGAGCCCGCGGTTCTCCCGCGCGCCGTCGTTGTACTTGCCCGCCCCGAGATTGCCCCCTGCCCCGTTGAAATGAACGTGAAGCGCGTCCGGAACGGCCAGTTGCCGGAAGAACCGGGCCACTCCCGGGAAGTCGGGGTTCGGAATGCCGGTCCGGTAGTAGCTCTGGGGATGGACCGCGTAGTAGCTGAGCACCGCGAGGGGACGGTCGTGCTGCCAGAGACTGATCACCGAAACGATCGGGTCGATGGTGCCCTCGGGTTCGGCGCGAAGTTCGGGATCCCGGCAGGTGGTGTACCGGGTTGCCCGCACTTTGCCGTCGGAACCCAGAATTCGGCGATTCGAGGCCACTTCGAATACCGGCGCCTGACCAAGCCCGAGATGGCTGATCGGCTCCGGCCGCGCCAAGGCCCGGCGCACCCCCACGTCGAGCCTGTCGAGGACCTCGCGGGCGAAGGTGCCGTCGTAGCTGCCCGGCTCGAGACCAGCCTGGCGGAGCAGTCGTTCAGCACCGAAATCGCAGTGCGGCGCGTCGTGCTGGTGAAGCGCATGAACCGCCACCCGTTCCGGACGGGTGCCGGCGGCGCGGGCAAGGACTTGCCTGAAGACGTCGTGGCCTTCGTTGGCGATGCCGATCCAGTCGATGGCCATCAGGACGATCGGCTCCCCGGCGCCCACCAGCACGATGCCGCGCGCGCGCAACCCGAGATCCCAACTGTTCGTGACTGGATCGTACGCCATGGCTGAACCGGGGGGGGGCGTGGCGTCCACATCGAAGGTGCCCAGACGCAGACCCGTCGCCGGCGCGGCCAGCGGGAGTCCGGAGCCGATCAGCCACAAACCTACAATCCAGCAACGAAGCAGGGAGGCGTGCACGGCGGTACGGTAACGCCCGTGCCGGCCGCAGGGAACCCTGCGATGGGGCGCGTCCGATAGCTCGCCAGGCTGCTTGTTGTTGATGTCCAACGATAGCTCGCCAGGCTGTTTGTTGTTGATGTCCAATACCTAGTCAGTCTTTTATGTGTTGACCACGTATTCGATAGTAGGTCTGACTCATAGTTGTTGACACCGCACTCTCCTGCTGGGAATCCCGTCCGGCCGCCGGAGTTGACCTGCTCGCGGATCGTCAATCGCAATATGTCGGGCTTTTTATGCAACTGGGTCAGTGGTCAATAATTATTTGACTGTCTTATCAAATGGAGCGCGGCTGAACGTCCATCCGGGTCGGTTGTTCCCCCAATGGTTTCTCCCAATATGCCCGCACTCCGCCGAGCCTTCCCCGGCACGGCAGTACGCCCCCCCAAGCCCCCAATAAGGACTCAACCATCCTCAAGCCGAATCGTTTGCCAAGGATTCGGGTGGAGGCTGGCGCTGCCGAGATTCCGCTTTCCGGCCGACGATCGGTCGGGGCTTGATGGGGCATGTCCGCTGCCCCCGAAGCTCCGGCACCGAAGACCTCCGGTCCTACCCGCGGGCGCATTTTCGTGCGGCGCCTCGGCAGCACGGCGGCTCTATGGGCGGTGGTGCTCTGGACCGTGTTTTCCACCCGGCGGGACCTGACCGACTGGGTCTTCCTGGGGATGCTGATGGGCCTGACGTGGGTGGGGATGCGGGAGTTCTATGGCTGGGTTGGGCGACTCGGGAAAGCCTGCTTTCCCGGGTGGGGCGTCGGGCTGGGGCTGGGCATTGTGACGGTGCCGTATCTTGGGCAGATGGGGATTCTGGGCGGAGGCGACCTGGAAGGGCCGGCCATGGCGCTGGCCTTCCTGGCGCTGTGCGCGCGGCGCTTCCTGGCCCGGGACGTGACGGACGGTCTGGCCGCCCTGGCCACGACCTGGCTTGGATTGCTGTATGTGCCGTGGCTGCTGAACTTCATGGCCCGGATCGTCCTCGACTCCGCCATCGATGGCCGCTGCTACCTCCTCTACTTCATCCTGGTGACCAAGTTCAGCGACCTCGGTGCCTATGTGACCGGTTCGCTAATCGGCCGGCACAAGATGATTCCACGGATCAGCCCGGGGAAAACCTGGGAGGGTTTTGCCGGGGCGATCGCCTTTTCCACCGGCGCGAGCCTCGCCTTCACCGCGACCGCTGGGGATCGATTGGCGGGCATGACCCTCATGCACGCCGCCCTGCTCGGCATCCTGTTGAGCGTGTCCGCGGTCCTGGGAGATCTGGTCGAGTCGCAGTTCAAGCGGGAGGCGGGCGTCAAGGATTCCGGGCAGTGGTTCCCCGGGATCGGAGGCGTCCTTGACCTGGTGGACAGCCTCCTGTTCAACGCACCGCTGATGTACCTCTACCTACGGTTCGTGCTCACTTGAGGGCCACCGGGACGCCGTCCGTCAGGCAGGCGAGGAGATCCGCCAGTTCCTGAGGGGTGAGGGTTGTCTCGAAACCCTCGGGCATGAGGGATCGTGGTTCGGTGGTCTGCCGCAGGATGCGTTGGCGTGGGAGCGACGTTTCGAGACCGGATGCCTGCCGCAGAACGAGACCGTCGGCCGACTCCGAAACGATGACGCCGGTCAGCGACTCCCCGTCGGTGGTCTCGACCGTGGTGGCGAGGAAGGCGGAGGCGACTTCCCGGTTGGGATCCAGTATGCCCACCAGGAGCTTCTCCCGCGGTTGGGAACGCACACTCTCCAGATCGGGACCGAGGACGTGTCCGTATCCGGCGAGCCGGTGGCAGGGAGCGCACTGGGCCTGATGCACGGCGAAGCCGCGCCGCGGATCGGCAGGGAGATCCAGGGCGGCGAGCGCGGTGGCCAGGGCTTCAGTGCGCGACGGCGCTGGGGCCCCCAGCAATTCCATCGCGCGTTCGCGCCGGGCCGCATCGGGATGACGGCGGAGACCGGCGATCTGGGTGGCGGTCAGGTCGCGCGGGGTGAGAGTGCCGCCCGCCAGAGCGTCGAGAACGCGGTCCATCCCAGCGGGCCGGCGCAGGGTGATCTCCAGGGCGTCCAGGCGGGCCGGGGCCGCCAGTTGCGACCAGCGCGGGAGGAGGGCGTCCCAGGCGCGGGATTCGTCCGTTCGGAACAGGGCTTCCACCGCCGCGCGTGGCAGTTCAGTCGATCCGGCAAGGGTGGCGAGCAAGGCCAGGCGATCAAACCCGGAAGGAGTCGGCATCAGGCCGAGCCAGCGCACCGCATCGAGGCGATCGGCCAGGTCAGTGGCAGCCTCGGGGGACGCGGCGAGGGTCAAAGCCAACGCATGGATGCCCTGCCATCGCGGGTCCCCGGGAACGAGGACGGCAGCCTCGGCGCCGGCCTGACGCAGCCCTTCGACGAAGCGCGTGGCCAGGTGAAGGACGGAGCGTTCCGGGGACCGCGCGAGGAGGACGTCCAGCATCGTGGCGCGTTCGTCGGGCCTGTTCCGACGCCCGAGGGTCCGGGCGAGAGCGGCCAGGGCGCCGGACCGGTGCGGAAGATCGTTGTCCCGAAGGAGCGCCCGGAAGAGCGCCAGCGTGTCGTCACCTGCCGACAGGATCGCGGCCTCAACAATCCCCTGCTCCCGCGGCTGGCTGTCCGCCGTGCGGATCAGGCGGGCCAGTAGCGCGGTGCGTTGCGGGACCTGGAGGGTGCCGAGGGCGAAGGCGAGTTCGAGCCGGACGAACGGCTCGTCGCCGGCAAGGGCGGTCCATGTGGCGTCGTCGATCTCCGTGGGACCACGCCCGGTGAGGCGACGTTCGGCAAGGCGCACCGCGTGACGACGGACGGGTTCGGAAGCGTCGCCCAGGGCGCTGCCGAGGTCGGAGACCTGAAGCCCCCCGAGTGAGTCCAGCACGTAAAGGGCGTGGAGTCGGGCCATCGGGAACGCGGCGCCGCGCAGGGCGCCACGGAGCAGCGCCGGCGCTTCGGGATCCGCCCGTTCGAGGAGGAGACGGGCGGCGGTGTCACGATGCCAGCCGTTGGGATGCCCCAGCAGGGCGACGTACTCCGGGGTGGTGAGGCCGGCGAGCCCGACCTGACGGCGGATGGGTTGCTGGGCCGGGGCAACGCGATAGAGGCGGCCGAGGTCGTTGCCCGCATTGAGATCGAGGTGGCGTTTGAGGTTGGGCGGGAGCGACCACGGGTGTTCGATGATCTCCCGGTACATGTCGATGACCCACAGACAGCCGTCGGGGGCGTTGACGAAATCGACGGGGCGGAACCAGGTGTCACGGCTGGCCAGGAACTCCCGGTCACGTTCGTCAGAGGGCCGTTCGCCGATGAGCTCGCTGCCCTCGGCCCGGATCTTCTTGCGGTGAACGAGATTGCTCCCGCAGTCGGCGACGAAGGCGTCGTCGGCGAAATCGGGGCCGAAGGCGTCGCCCCGGTAGAGCGTGAGTCCGGTGGCGCTGGTGAAGTAGCCGCTGGATCGGCCACCCCCCTCGATGAGGCCGGCGACCAAACCGGTCACGCGCCAGCGGGTGCGAATGATGCGCCAGGGTTCCTCGGGGCTGAGGCGGAACACCTCCGCGGCGGGTCCGTCGGCGGCGATGCTGACGCGGGCGGGTCCCAGGACGCCTGCGGTGTTCCGGGCGGCATGGTGCTCCTCGTACCGTGCCCATTGGAGGTGGTCGGAATTCGAGCAGAGGAACTTCCGGCCCGTGCTGTCGAAGCTCATGCCATGCTGGCCGCCGCCGGTCTCCGGTCGGAACTCCAGCGTGCGCGGATCCAGGGAG
Coding sequences:
- a CDS encoding phosphatidate cytidylyltransferase, with amino-acid sequence MSAAPEAPAPKTSGPTRGRIFVRRLGSTAALWAVVLWTVFSTRRDLTDWVFLGMLMGLTWVGMREFYGWVGRLGKACFPGWGVGLGLGIVTVPYLGQMGILGGGDLEGPAMALAFLALCARRFLARDVTDGLAALATTWLGLLYVPWLLNFMARIVLDSAIDGRCYLLYFILVTKFSDLGAYVTGSLIGRHKMIPRISPGKTWEGFAGAIAFSTGASLAFTATAGDRLAGMTLMHAALLGILLSVSAVLGDLVESQFKREAGVKDSGQWFPGIGGVLDLVDSLLFNAPLMYLYLRFVLT
- a CDS encoding c-type cytochrome, whose product is MPPSRRPFAALLAAAIACSAVGAAEPDLQREEIPRYPPLNPGEALAAFVVKPGFRIELAAHEPAVVDPIALAFDEHGRGLVIEMRDYSERRPEQLGRVRRIEDRDGDGHFETGEVFLEDLPWPTAIACWDGGVFVGATPDIWYAKDTTGDGRADLREIVFTGFASQFAPYATNRLNVQAMLNSFRWGLDNRIHGSSSLSGGQVRAVDSAFTRAWRAKAGLPPLDPERSWDLRGRDFSLDPRTLEFRPETGGGQHGMSFDSTGRKFLCSNSDHLQWARYEEHHAARNTAGVLGPARVSIAADGPAAEVFRLSPEEPWRIIRTRWRVTGLVAGLIEGGGRSSGYFTSATGLTLYRGDAFGPDFADDAFVADCGSNLVHRKKIRAEGSELIGERPSDERDREFLASRDTWFRPVDFVNAPDGCLWVIDMYREIIEHPWSLPPNLKRHLDLNAGNDLGRLYRVAPAQQPIRRQVGLAGLTTPEYVALLGHPNGWHRDTAARLLLERADPEAPALLRGALRGAAFPMARLHALYVLDSLGGLQVSDLGSALGDASEPVRRHAVRLAERRLTGRGPTEIDDATWTALAGDEPFVRLELAFALGTLQVPQRTALLARLIRTADSQPREQGIVEAAILSAGDDTLALFRALLRDNDLPHRSGALAALARTLGRRNRPDERATMLDVLLARSPERSVLHLATRFVEGLRQAGAEAAVLVPGDPRWQGIHALALTLAASPEAATDLADRLDAVRWLGLMPTPSGFDRLALLATLAGSTELPRAAVEALFRTDESRAWDALLPRWSQLAAPARLDALEITLRRPAGMDRVLDALAGGTLTPRDLTATQIAGLRRHPDAARRERAMELLGAPAPSRTEALATALAALDLPADPRRGFAVHQAQCAPCHRLAGYGHVLGPDLESVRSQPREKLLVGILDPNREVASAFLATTVETTDGESLTGVIVSESADGLVLRQASGLETSLPRQRILRQTTEPRSLMPEGFETTLTPQELADLLACLTDGVPVALK